A single region of the Myxococcales bacterium genome encodes:
- a CDS encoding DUF2254 domain-containing protein, with the protein MSVRTEYSWRIWLLPLVVLAGVGLTLFVFTLWMDASSAMNPARALMLLLHPNPDSAAATLSNAAEVVASVLAIAITVVAIVVELSANRYTHRITELFVSEPINFAVMGLFVITALQAVWFSLVFDSEENFQHFIPYAGITVTMLLLTTCLLILLPYFAFVFAFLDPMRIVERIRVHSLKAINRKPGKNVPSRQSEAVRGVEQLTDVALNAMQHKDKRISMASIDALKDLVIDYQSTRHRLSRTWFQVEGELAHNPDFVSLAPHMLADISTRGVWLEMKVLRQYQTLFNNGLVVMRDIDYLVAINTRLIGEHAVRAGRTELIDLCMRFFNTYIRATINKPDVRTAYNVVNQYRLLAETMLGAGDNERVVEIARYLKYYGQTSFSHQLPFVLETIAYDLCNLAELAFAIEAPARESLVRILLEVDSESETQVQEVSLRGVRKAQVKLATYFLLRDEASWARRVYEDMCGEPKERLASIRDELLRAETSEFWEVSDRGVNFDYLAPERRAKLAEFFSWFGELRPPHHTIALRMIDAAARPHQPKP; encoded by the coding sequence ATGTCCGTGCGTACCGAATACTCCTGGCGTATCTGGCTCCTGCCGTTGGTGGTCTTAGCCGGGGTAGGGCTCACGCTATTTGTGTTCACGCTATGGATGGACGCCTCAAGCGCGATGAACCCGGCACGGGCGCTGATGTTGCTGCTTCATCCAAACCCCGACTCAGCCGCTGCGACGCTCAGCAACGCCGCGGAGGTAGTCGCCTCGGTGCTTGCCATTGCCATCACGGTCGTGGCCATCGTCGTTGAACTTTCGGCAAACCGATATACCCATCGCATCACCGAGCTCTTTGTCAGCGAGCCCATCAACTTTGCAGTCATGGGCCTGTTTGTCATCACCGCCTTACAAGCGGTGTGGTTTAGCTTGGTGTTTGATAGCGAGGAAAATTTCCAGCACTTCATCCCTTACGCCGGCATCACTGTCACAATGCTGCTTCTCACCACGTGCCTGCTCATATTGCTCCCCTACTTTGCCTTTGTCTTTGCATTTTTGGATCCCATGCGCATCGTAGAACGCATCCGGGTCCATTCCTTAAAGGCGATTAATCGCAAACCCGGCAAGAACGTTCCTTCGCGCCAGTCCGAAGCCGTTCGCGGTGTCGAGCAGCTGACCGATGTGGCATTAAATGCCATGCAGCACAAAGACAAACGCATCTCCATGGCAAGCATCGATGCGCTGAAAGATCTCGTCATCGATTACCAGAGCACTCGCCATCGTCTTTCACGCACGTGGTTTCAGGTGGAAGGCGAGCTGGCGCACAACCCTGATTTTGTCTCACTTGCGCCGCACATGCTGGCAGATATCAGCACGCGAGGCGTGTGGCTCGAAATGAAAGTCCTCAGACAGTACCAGACCCTCTTCAACAACGGTCTCGTGGTCATGAGGGATATCGATTACCTTGTGGCCATCAATACCCGGCTCATCGGTGAGCACGCGGTACGGGCTGGGCGGACAGAGCTCATCGATCTTTGCATGCGATTTTTCAACACCTATATACGTGCCACCATCAACAAGCCCGATGTGCGAACCGCATACAACGTGGTCAACCAGTATCGCCTGCTGGCCGAGACCATGCTTGGAGCAGGGGACAATGAGCGCGTCGTGGAGATCGCTCGCTACCTCAAGTACTATGGCCAAACGTCATTCAGTCACCAGCTGCCCTTCGTGCTCGAAACCATCGCATACGATCTGTGCAACCTAGCCGAGCTCGCGTTCGCCATTGAGGCGCCAGCCCGTGAGAGCTTGGTGCGCATTTTGCTCGAGGTTGATAGTGAAAGCGAAACCCAAGTGCAGGAAGTGTCTTTGCGCGGAGTTCGCAAGGCGCAGGTCAAGCTTGCCACCTACTTTTTGCTTCGAGATGAAGCCAGTTGGGCGCGTCGTGTCTATGAAGACATGTGCGGCGAGCCGAAAGAGCGCTTGGCATCGATTCGAGACGAGCTCTTACGAGCCGAAACCTCCGAGTTTTGGGAGGTCTCCGATCGCGGCGTAAATTTCGATTATCTCGCACCCGAACGTCGCGCCAAGCTCGCCGAGTTTTTTTCTTGGTTTGGAGAGTTGCGCCCGCCCCACCACACCATCGCATTACGCATGATTGATGCAGCCGCTCGGCCCCACCAACCCAAGCCTTGA
- a CDS encoding BrnA antitoxin family protein has product MEIRFAWNKRAEPKYLRHLKSPVTLRLDPHVIEYFKRLSTKTGLPYQSLINYDLKDYAKWKLEPSSAWHKIAKKTDAA; this is encoded by the coding sequence ATGGAAATAAGGTTTGCGTGGAACAAGAGGGCGGAGCCTAAGTATTTAAGGCATTTGAAGTCACCGGTTACTCTTCGCTTAGACCCTCACGTCATAGAGTACTTCAAAAGGCTTTCAACCAAGACAGGGCTCCCCTATCAATCGCTCATCAATTATGATCTCAAAGATTACGCTAAATGGAAGTTGGAACCCAGCTCTGCCTGGCACAAGATTGCCAAAAAAACAGACGCCGCCTAA
- a CDS encoding LD-carboxypeptidase — protein sequence MFKQPRPLEKGGRLAIIAPGGPIQEEARFHAGVKRLRSRYHVVYSPSLFAHLGYLAGDDQRRSQELIEALEDPAIDAILAARGGYGSMRVLDTVGIERVRQANKLIIGFSDITALHALWAHARLQSVHAPMVCTLAELEEADWQQWISVVENTEQSPAGYHNLTAWTQGQATGPLLGGNLSSMHALLATPYAMPCKGAILFIEDISEAPYRIDRMLSTLRLAGVFEDLAGVLVGSFTDSDPGLHTTTVQEVLFEHLSALPLPVLAGLPAGHGPSNLPLRLGMPITLDTATGSITGTSRR from the coding sequence ATGTTTAAGCAGCCGCGACCGTTGGAAAAAGGCGGGAGACTGGCGATCATTGCTCCCGGCGGTCCTATCCAGGAAGAAGCGCGGTTTCACGCGGGTGTAAAGAGACTGCGCTCGCGATACCATGTCGTCTACAGTCCATCCCTGTTTGCGCATCTCGGTTATCTCGCGGGCGATGACCAGCGTCGAAGCCAGGAACTCATCGAGGCCCTTGAGGATCCAGCCATCGATGCCATCTTGGCGGCACGAGGCGGGTACGGCTCCATGCGTGTGCTAGACACGGTGGGCATCGAGCGCGTGAGGCAAGCCAACAAGCTCATCATCGGCTTTAGCGATATCACCGCGCTGCATGCCCTGTGGGCCCACGCACGTCTTCAATCCGTTCATGCGCCCATGGTGTGCACACTCGCTGAGCTCGAAGAGGCCGACTGGCAGCAATGGATCAGTGTCGTCGAAAACACTGAGCAATCCCCGGCGGGCTACCACAACCTCACGGCCTGGACCCAAGGCCAAGCCACAGGCCCCTTACTGGGGGGGAACCTCTCCAGCATGCACGCCTTATTGGCGACGCCGTATGCGATGCCGTGTAAAGGCGCTATCCTATTTATCGAAGACATCAGCGAAGCCCCTTACCGCATTGACCGTATGCTCAGCACCTTGCGCCTTGCCGGAGTCTTTGAGGACCTCGCCGGCGTCTTGGTCGGCAGTTTCACCGACTCCGATCCTGGCCTACACACCACCACCGTCCAAGAAGTGCTCTTCGAACACCTCAGCGCGCTTCCCCTTCCCGTACTCGCAGGCCTTCCCGCGGGACACGGACCCAGCAACCTTCCGCTCCGCCTAGGCATGCCCATCACCCTCGACACCGCCACCGGCTCTATTACCGGTACGTCACGAAGATAG